A section of the Rattus norvegicus strain BN/NHsdMcwi chromosome 15, GRCr8, whole genome shotgun sequence genome encodes:
- the LOC120096984 gene encoding LIM domain-containing protein A-like, with amino-acid sequence MEGRGWKVTEHPYTHTHTHTHTYTYTYIHTHTYTYTHTYTYTHTHTHTYTHAYTHTYTYTHTYTHTHTHTHTYTYIHTHTHTHIHIHTHIHIHTHIHTHTHTYTYTHTYTYTYTYTHTYTHTHTHTHTYTYIHTHTHTHIHIHTHIHIHTHIHTHTHTYTYTHIHIHTHTHTHTHTHTYTHTYIHTHIHTHTYTHIHTHIHIHTHTHTHTHTHTHIHTHIHTHIHIHTHIHIHTHTHTHTYTHTYTYIHTHTHTHTHTYTYTHTYTHIHTHTYIHTHIHIHTHIHTHTYTHTYIHTHTHTHTHTHTYTYTHTYTHTHIHTHTHTHTHTHTHTHTYTHTYTHIHTHTHTYTHIHTHTHTYTYTHIHIHTHTHTYIHTHTHTHTHTHTHTHTYMHTHTYTHTYTHIHIHTHTHTHTHTHTYTYTHINTHIHTHIHIHTHTHIYTHTHTYTHTHTHTHTHTHTVDMEHPLI; translated from the coding sequence ATGGAGGGAAGGGGTTGGAAGGTCACTgaacacccctacacacacacacatacacacacacacacatacacatacacatacatacacacacacacatacacatacacacacacatacacatacacacacacacatacacatacatacacacacgcatacacacacacatacacatacacacacacatacacacacacacatacacatacacacacatacacatacatacacacacatacacacacacacatacacatacacacacacatacacatacacacacacatacacacacatacacacacatacacatacacacacacatacacatacacatacacatacacacacacatacacacacacacatacacatacacacacatacacatacatacacacacatacacacacacacatacacatacacacacacatacacatacacacacacatacacacacatacacacacatacacatacacacacatacacatacacacacatacacatacacatacacacacacatacatacacacacacatacatacacacacacatacacacacatacatacacacacatacacacacacatacacatacacacacatacacatacacacacacatacacacacacacatacacacacacatacacacacacatacacatacacacacacatacacatacatacacacacacatacacacacatacacacacacatacacatacatacacacacatacacacacacatacacacacatacacatacacacacacatacacacacatacacacacacacatacatacacacacacatacacatacacacacacatacatacacacacatacacacacacatacatacacacacatacacacacacatacacatacacacacatacacatacacacacacatacacacacacacacatacacacacatacacacacacatacacatacacacacacatacacatacatacacacacacatacacacacatacacacacatacacatacatacacacacatacacacacatacacacacatacacatacacacacatacacatacacacacatacacacacatacatacacacacatacacatacacacacacatacacacacacatacacacacatacatgcacacacatacatacacacacacatacacacacatacatatacacacacatacacacacacatacacatacacacacatacacatacacacacataaacacacacatacatacacacatacacatacacacacatacacatatatacacacacacacatacatacacacacacacacacacacacacacacacacacacacactgtggacaTGGAACACCCCCTAATATGA